TACCATATATTTTTGAAGTCATTAGCAGTTTATTCCAAAAATACAAAGCATTTGAATGATTATTTCAAGACTTATTTCTATGCATTGATACTGCAAGCTTTCCAACAAGAATAAGTCTAACCTATCCACCATCAATCACCATAAAGCCATGGGTCTGTCCTTACTCCCTAGCCTGTAAGAGAGCCCCAGAAATGACACAAAAGATGGCAACCTCTGACGGTTTCCCAATCCCTGTACTGTCTATAGCTCTAGCCTGCAGTTGTCTATATGAGACTTCGTTCTGTTCTGGAAATGTAATGACACTGTTGCGGCCCAGCGGGACTGGGTTGCCGCCCCCCTACAGGCACTTTTTGGTCCCTTTGTTCTCCTCTTACACATCATTCACCGAGTCCATTTGAAGACTTGAAGAGTGAGGTTTTAACTTTCATCAAAGTTCGGTTTGTTTTTATCATTGAGTTTTGTGGCTCATTTCTACTCTTGAGTAAATCATGAAGATGTCCATGTTTGGTAGTCAGAGTGTGTGGATCCTCAAGCCTCTGAAACACTGTGGAACTCCTGTCCCATTGGATTGCCTCCTACAAGGCTGGGCCCTGATAGGTCAATCAAAGTCAACTATTTTCCACCGTCTTTGTCCACCTCTGATGGTGTGGTGTTTAAATACCGTCTTCCCTGTCCATGGGAGAGAGGAATGATGGGGGGAGTCTTTTAGTCTCTCATTGGGgacagtgtgagtgtgtttgtgtgtgccatcacctgcctccccctccctatTTACACGTGTGCATGTCATTCATGCTCTCACACTTCTGACACCTCACATAGCAACACCACACAAACTTACACTCGCACCTCTCTACGTGGCGAACCACGTGTGTATTATACCCTCGACCGCAGCAGAGCAGGTTACACCCGTCGGGGCCGGCCGAGGTGCGGTTACACCGGCGCCCTCTAGTGCCCGCCACGCCCCAGCGCCGGTCCTCCAGACAGTAGTTAGGAGACTTGTTGAGGAAGATAAGTTCTTCCTTCCCGATGGGCACACGGCGCTggtccttctccttcctcctcaccTTCCTCTTGGAACGGTCCAGCACCTGAACGCTTCCCTCATAGCGCTCCTTCAGGAAGTTGCCCACGCGCTCGAACGACGCCATGGTGCGCCAGCACGTCTTGACGGCACACGAGCCCGACACGCCGTGGCAACGGCAGTCGGTGGCCATCGTCTTGGCGACAGCCTGAAAAGGCAAAAGATGGAGAGGATGGTGTTAGGAATTACAACAGACTTACAACACTAAGAATTACAACACTATAAATGTTACGACAGACTCGATGCCAGAACTCTGTTTGATAGAGACTGCCTTTTGTTTACACAAACGCTGTGGGAATGTTTTGAGCAAAATCACAATCTATTGTTCTGAATGCTGGATCTTGGACTGGGACTGTAACATTAGTCCTGAGGTTTGTGCATTCTACTTCTAACTCTGACACAATAGACTCCCTGGGCACTGTGTACAACTGGAACAAAAAGCTAAACTGTCCTTCACAGTTTAAACTGTGAGATTGAGGAGACATTTTCTTATGACCACAAACCCCAGGGCTCATTGGATTTAGGATGACCCCAGAAGAGGCAACAAATTTCACCTCTTTttcacctcttctccctcttccctgtCGGTTCAGTTTAGTTGGAAAggcagtgtgtgtgcgcgtgtgtgtggcaAAAGTATGTGTTTCAGTAAACAGATACACTGCTACCATTGTGTCCACATCCCTCTCCAGTAGTGAAGCCCTCTCCTCTTGACAGTGGCTAGTAGATAAGAGAGAGACCCAGTAAGTGTGTCTTAGTGAATGCCATTTAATGGTAACGCGCATGCCCCGCCCACCTGAGGATCTTTTTcagccatctatttcctgtgtttgatgGGTGCAAAACCCGCTTGTCCGGATTGATTGCTCTCATTTTACTCCTGCTTCACACTCTTGCTTGTGCCTgacgtttcccccccccccccgttaacGTTACGATGGCGGAAATGGTTGTAATGACCTGTAAAACACACTCTGGTCATGGCTGAAATGGGCTCAATGGCAGTAGCATAAAGTACTGACggagtactcgttacatttgaaatgcttagcaggacaggaaaatggtccaattcacatacttatcaagacaatacgtggtcatccctactgcctctgatcgggAGGTCTCACTGAACACAAATGCATCGTTTGTAAATtaagtctgagtgttggagtgtgcccctggctatccgtacattttCAAACTTAGAAAATGGTGCTGTATGCTTTGCATAAtttaaataatttcatattccttATACTTTTACTCTTGATACATAGGAATATTTGATcaattacatgtacttttgatacttaagtatatttaggaccaaatactttgacttttactcaaatagtattttactggatgactttcacttttacttgagtaactttctattaaggtatctatacttttactcaagtatgacaattgggtactttttccaccactgctcaaTGGAATACATTGTCTTACCGTTGAATATATAAGAACACTAAAGCTTTGTCTGGGATTTAACGCACGTCTCGACACGTACTGTACACGACAAGAAAGACAAGAAAGATAGCTTTATTTTGATGGGTGTTCATTTTTTGTGGAattcaaaaaaacaaataattgaatacggttgaaatgtttacaaaataGATGCGCTGAAATGAAAGCAAGTCCCGAATGTGAACACTTGGATTATAGTGATATGTCTGATCTCACAAACCATGTAAAGTACGTTTAGATAGGCATAATCTAGAGCcaagcgtttttttttttttgtgggtaTTCTGCAcacttgttgaattatgcaaGAGTATGTGACATTAACAGTAATTAATTAGGCAGTCTAGACAGCGCAGGTGGGTGCAGGTAGGGTATACAGAGAAAGTGTTGGGTGGTTACGGCCCTCTTCCACTCCATTATGTTAATGTATTCATTTATACAGCCTGtgtatttatatttaaaaatacCTGATACTCTAATagaatgtatacagtgccttcagaaagtattcacagacacttgcctttttccacatttggttttgttacagccttaatttaaaatggatacaatttagatttttttgtcactgaTACAGACACAATACCCTTTAATTTGAcgaattaataaaaaaaatgagaagctgaaatgtcttgagtcaataagtattcaacccctttcttatggcaagcctaaacatTTCAGAGGATAAGTTGCATCGACTAACTCTGTGTGCAAGAATGGTGTTCCAACATTATTTTgtaatgactaccccatctctgtaacccatacattcaattatctgtaaggtccctcaatcaagcagggaatttcaagcacagactcAACGACAAAGAGAAGGGATGTtctccaatgcctcgcaaagaagagcacctattggtagattcaaaaaatatatatatataattaaagctcacattgaatatccctttgagcatggtgaagttattcattacacttgggtggtgtatcaatacacccagtcactaccttcctaactctgttgccGGAGAGGAATTAAACCGCGCAGAGGTTTCAccttgaggccaatggtgattttaaaccaGTTACAAAATGAAATGtgggaaataaatacatattcTGTCCTGAATACAAGGCATTATGTTTGGTGGgggtcatgttatgggtatgcttgtcatcagcaaggactagggagttttttaggataaaaaggaaaggaatagagctaagcacaggcaaagtcctagaggaaaacctggttcaggctgctttccaacagacacaaaTCCCCcttacagcaggacaataacctaaaatgcaaggccaaatatacactggagttacttaccaggACAACATTGTTCCTGAGTAAGGCCTATACCTAAATCTCCCACCAAAATCCCTGAACTCCATTCATTATTTGTCTGTGCCAGTAAAATGTTTTAtatgctgtctctgcctggccggttcccctctttccactgggattctctgcctctaaccctattacaggggctgagtcactggccaactggtgctctttcatgccgtccctaggaggggtgcgtcacttgagtgtgttgagtcactgatgtgatcttcctgtctgggttggcgccccctcttgggttgtgccgtggcggagatctttgtgggctatactcggccttgtctcaggatggtaagttggtggttgaagatatccctctagtggtgtgggggctgtgctttggcaaagtgggtggggttatatccttcctgtttggccctgtcctggggtatcatcggatggggccacagtgtctcctgacccctcctgtctcagcctccagtatttatgctgcagtagtttatgtgtcggggggctagggtcagtttgttatatctggagtacttctcctgtcttatccggtgtcctgtgtgaatttaagtatgctctctctaattctctctttctttctctctctcggaggacctgagccctaggaccatgcctcaggactacctggcacaattactccttgctgtccccagtccacctgcccgtgctgctgctccagtttcaactgttctgcctgtgattattattatttgaccatgctggtcctttatgaacatttgaacatcttggccatgttctgttacaatctccaaacgggacacagccagaagaggactggccacccctcatagcctggttcctctctaggtttcttcctaggttttggcctttctagggattttttcctagccaccgtgcttcgacacctgcattgcttgctgtttggggtttttggttgggtttctgttcagcactttgagatatcagctgatgtacgaagggctatataaatacatttgatttgatttgatatgctatAATTAAGTCAATATCCGATGGATTACAACATTTCAAAACGTTTGGAGTGTCTTCATCCATTGTCCAACTGTTGCATTTATTAGAATTGTTTTTAAAACTTTTAAACAATTTTGATGACCATTGCTACAATTTAGATGGCCTGGTGTCTGCTTGAACATTCATTAGTCACACTATCACGCCTCACCCATTAACTCCCATCATCGAGGATGTTAcactttctttcccctctctccttctgtcccgtcTGAGCATCCCCCTCTCACACTGACCTTCATATTCTCCCTTCCCTCTACTCTGTTTCCTACAATCTTTCTGCTTTTCTCTGAATATCGTTCCCGCTCTCtctaacacgcacgcacacacacagacacacacaattccTAGAATGTCTCCTGAGAGTATTTTTAACAGTGTGATAAAATCTATTACCCACTGAATGGTTTGGCCCTAACTCCTCTCCAACCCCATATGGTGAACGAAACCCATAACTATAATAGTTACAGTAGGATTCCTTTCATGGTGCTAGATTAGTACTGTCATATCAGTCATTCATTCAGACACAATGAACCCTACACCTGCTAGTCTTGACAACTTGAGTTATAGCTCCCATGAGCCCTATTCAGCTTTTACATATTCCCCAGAGTACCCTTAACAACTGTGTTCACTATAAAATACTCTCTCTCTAGCTAggttgtggatgtgtgtgttttgttctagGGTGTATTGTGTCTAATCTAACATCAAACTTCATTGCTGTGctgttttttattctgtacactgtctgtgtgttgtacaTGCTCTGTAAGTGTTCTTCGCCCTCAAtgattgggtgtgtgtgtgtgggttgggtctgtgtgtgtcgCGTCTCACCTGTCTCCCGGCTTCACTGTTGTGCTGGTTCATGGTGAGCAGTGCATCCCCTCCCCTGGCTGAGGACATATTCTTCACTGAGCTATCTATGAACTTCCTGCTGAACCATGTACCGTACTGGATATGGTCTGAGCAGCCGCCCCAGTGCCACCCTTCGCTGGGCGAGCCTGTGCCCTGCAGGCTGGTGTCACAGCCGCACTCTGTCATATTGCCCGCACTGCAGGAGCGCGTCACTGCCTGGACCAGCCCAGCCGCCATCACCGCGTGGATAAACGCCGTCTCCTTGGTCCCTGTCAGAGTCAATGAAAAGAGGTTGTCGGAAGGGCAAATGTACGCATGGATTATTGTGTAACAGTGGCTGTGGAGCTCTAAAGCAGGCATTGGGTGGATTCTGAAAAGATTCCACTGCAACAACTTTCAGCCAATAACACTTCAGACAGAGGAAAATGGCACAATTCTAGCATTAGAACTTCCGGGCATCTCAGTAGCACAGGCCTAGATATCCATACAACTTCCGTGTGTCTCAGTAGCACAGGCCTAGATATCCATACAACTTTCGTGTGTCTCAGTAGCACAGGCCTAGATATCCATACAACTTCCGTGTGTCTCAGTAGCACAGGCCTAGATATCCATACAACTTCCGTGTGTCTCAGTAGCACAGGCCTAGATATCCATACAACTTCCGTGTATCTCAGTAGCAC
Above is a genomic segment from Oncorhynchus clarkii lewisi isolate Uvic-CL-2024 chromosome 33, UVic_Ocla_1.0, whole genome shotgun sequence containing:
- the LOC139393094 gene encoding protein Wnt-16-like — translated: MERRSGCGVHQICFLFLLLFSLYPVCCRASWMWLGITSVGVPEKLGCANLPLTHKQKDLCKRKPHLLPSIKDGARIGIAECQTQFEHERWNCSTAKELSVFGYELTSGTKETAFIHAVMAAGLVQAVTRSCSAGNMTECGCDTSLQGTGSPSEGWHWGGCSDHIQYGTWFSRKFIDSSVKNMSSARGGDALLTMNQHNSEAGRQAVAKTMATDCRCHGVSGSCAVKTCWRTMASFERVGNFLKERYEGSVQVLDRSKRKVRRKEKDQRRVPIGKEELIFLNKSPNYCLEDRRWGVAGTRGRRCNRTSAGPDGCNLLCCGRGYNTHVVRHVERCECKFVWCCYVRCQKCESMNDMHTCK